One window of Alteromonas sp. LMIT006 genomic DNA carries:
- a CDS encoding nuclear transport factor 2 family protein — translation MSIIDQFCAFYNDLKSSQLTDIKVIYGDDIELIDPIGVHRGQDQLTAYFDKLLQGAKHCDFSITSVAEHKLINPSDVSQYSVNWVMSFATPKLNGGRTINVDGMTLLKVRDDKIFYHRDYYDLGQMVYEHIPILGAITKKIKHGMRA, via the coding sequence ATGTCGATTATTGACCAATTTTGCGCGTTTTATAATGATTTAAAATCATCTCAACTCACTGATATCAAAGTGATATATGGTGATGATATAGAACTGATTGATCCCATCGGCGTGCATCGCGGACAGGATCAATTAACCGCTTACTTTGACAAACTATTACAGGGAGCAAAACACTGCGACTTTAGTATTACATCTGTTGCAGAGCATAAACTGATTAATCCCTCTGATGTATCTCAGTACTCAGTTAATTGGGTGATGTCGTTTGCCACACCCAAATTAAACGGTGGTCGCACAATTAATGTGGATGGCATGACTTTATTAAAAGTACGTGACGACAAAATTTTTTATCACCGAGATTATTACGACTTAGGTCAAATGGTATATGAACATATCCCAATCCTCGGTGCTATCACCAAGAAAATTAAACACGGTATGCGCGCATGA
- a CDS encoding sigma-70 family RNA polymerase sigma factor, with the protein MLIGMTLDNSKNNCKPAEVADEMSAALVEVANERCKRSYAKVFSYFAPRLRSYALKQMGNEALAMEMVQDTMANVWQKAHLFDASKGSPSTWIFTIARNIRFDMLRKLQNRKEDICSDDLWPVLCEQTPDANETSLDEQITLEQVGQLFENLPDKQRAVIEAIYLDGKSQQEVADQLSIPLGTVKSRTRLALQRLKDMLEDHD; encoded by the coding sequence ATGTTGATTGGAATGACATTGGATAATTCTAAGAATAACTGCAAGCCCGCTGAAGTGGCTGATGAGATGTCAGCAGCTTTAGTCGAAGTGGCCAATGAGCGTTGTAAACGATCTTATGCAAAGGTTTTTTCGTACTTTGCACCGAGACTGCGTTCTTATGCGTTAAAACAAATGGGCAATGAAGCTTTGGCAATGGAAATGGTGCAAGACACCATGGCCAATGTTTGGCAAAAAGCGCATCTTTTTGATGCGAGTAAAGGGTCACCGTCGACATGGATTTTTACGATAGCCCGTAATATACGCTTCGATATGTTGCGCAAATTACAAAACAGAAAGGAAGATATTTGCTCAGATGATTTGTGGCCGGTGTTGTGTGAGCAGACACCAGATGCCAATGAAACATCTCTGGACGAACAAATAACTTTAGAGCAAGTTGGCCAGTTGTTTGAGAATTTGCCTGACAAGCAACGAGCCGTGATAGAAGCCATTTATTTAGATGGTAAATCGCAGCAAGAAGTAGCAGATCAACTATCGATACCATTAGGTACGGTTAAAAGTAGGACCCGTTTAGCTTTGCAGCGATTGAAGGATATGCTAGAAGATCATGATTAA
- a CDS encoding DUF1365 domain-containing protein produces the protein MSLAAQSQESAIYRGTVWHERVKPTKHAFQYDIALFWLKLSEIEGLDTLNGLHINRKGWLSFVRKDYCAPHISDLQTAILAKANTLSDGEEITGEVFFLGQTRTLNLYFSPVNFYYIRREGEFSHMLAEVSNTPWNERHYYLVDLKEQAPTQKAFHVSPFNPMDMTYHWQISEPAETLKLVLSCHREDKEFVAGIALKRSELSVKNLRQLRRQIPSMTLKTVIGIYWQAVKLFMKRTPFYGHPGKPDNPPAIQSEK, from the coding sequence GTGAGCCTCGCAGCGCAGTCACAAGAGAGTGCCATTTATCGTGGCACGGTCTGGCATGAACGAGTTAAACCCACAAAACATGCTTTCCAGTATGATATTGCTTTATTCTGGCTAAAACTCAGTGAAATTGAGGGGCTGGATACTCTCAATGGACTGCATATCAACCGCAAAGGCTGGTTGTCTTTTGTGCGCAAAGACTATTGTGCGCCACATATTAGCGATTTACAAACAGCTATATTAGCAAAGGCCAACACTCTTTCTGATGGTGAAGAAATTACAGGAGAGGTCTTTTTTTTGGGGCAAACTAGAACTTTGAACCTGTATTTTTCCCCTGTTAATTTTTATTACATTCGACGAGAAGGCGAGTTCAGCCATATGTTGGCGGAAGTAAGTAACACACCATGGAACGAGCGCCATTATTATTTGGTCGATCTGAAAGAACAAGCGCCTACGCAAAAGGCATTTCATGTATCCCCTTTTAACCCGATGGATATGACATACCATTGGCAAATAAGTGAACCCGCTGAGACCCTAAAACTCGTATTGAGTTGTCACCGTGAAGACAAAGAATTTGTCGCGGGTATTGCTCTTAAAAGGTCCGAATTATCTGTCAAGAATTTGCGACAATTGCGACGCCAAATTCCAAGTATGACACTCAAAACGGTGATCGGCATTTATTGGCAAGCAGTAAAACTATTTATGAAACGCACGCCGTTTTATGGGCATCCGGGCAAACCAGATAACCCTCCAGCGATACAAAGTGAGAAGTAA
- a CDS encoding outer membrane protein assembly factor BamD yields the protein MPKMGRIIALSALIALAGCSNTADEEQIEKAKLLGPEASYEVAKEMLKNGNFNGAAETLSNLDSRYPFGPLSLQIQLDLIYAYYKAGDADQALAMIDRFIRLNPNHKDVDYAFYMRGLTNMDSDTNLFQDLLNIDRSDRDPTATREAFNDFRRLIERFPESKYAADAQKRMTYLKDRLAKYEIAIARFYMRRGAYVAAANRGQFVLEYFGDTAQVQPALEIMVSAYDQLGLEELKNNAIKILKLNYPDSEFI from the coding sequence ATGCCAAAAATGGGACGTATCATTGCTTTATCAGCACTTATCGCACTTGCTGGTTGCAGTAATACCGCTGATGAAGAACAAATTGAAAAAGCCAAATTGCTTGGTCCAGAAGCGAGTTATGAAGTGGCCAAAGAAATGCTAAAAAATGGTAATTTCAACGGCGCTGCTGAAACTTTAAGCAATCTTGATTCACGCTACCCATTTGGTCCTCTATCTTTGCAGATCCAATTGGACTTGATTTATGCTTATTATAAGGCCGGTGATGCCGATCAAGCCTTGGCAATGATTGACCGCTTTATCCGCTTAAATCCAAATCATAAAGACGTTGATTATGCGTTTTACATGCGCGGGTTAACCAATATGGACTCAGATACCAACTTGTTTCAAGACCTGTTGAATATTGATCGCTCTGACCGTGACCCAACTGCAACGCGTGAAGCGTTTAATGACTTTAGACGTTTAATTGAACGTTTCCCGGAAAGTAAATATGCCGCGGATGCACAAAAGCGCATGACCTACCTCAAAGACCGCTTAGCAAAGTATGAAATTGCTATTGCGCGATTTTACATGCGCCGAGGAGCTTATGTTGCCGCTGCAAACCGTGGCCAATTCGTGCTTGAATATTTTGGCGATACCGCACAAGTTCAACCCGCTTTAGAAATCATGGTGTCGGCCTACGATCAACTAGGTTTAGAAGAGCTAAAGAATAACGCGATTAAAATCTTGAAGTTGAACTACCCTGACAGTGAGTTTATCTAG
- a CDS encoding SDR family NAD(P)-dependent oxidoreductase, translated as MKTLLITGATSGIGEAVAILAAQRGFNVIACGRNQERLSKMSEMDNISACQFDATDLVATQSALAGITADIVLLNAGTCEYVDLPHFDASMFERVFAINVQGVANVIEALSTSLNSGNKLVFVDSLARLLPFPRSAAYGASKAALNYMAKSLAVDYAHLGIEVQTISPGFVKTPLTDKNDFSMPLVIGVEEAAQDILDGIQSRRASIYFPTRLSLILRFLHCLPQSWQHKIAMNMRQTKRHTT; from the coding sequence ATGAAAACATTACTGATCACCGGCGCCACCTCAGGTATTGGCGAAGCTGTTGCAATACTGGCGGCACAACGAGGATTTAATGTCATTGCCTGTGGTCGTAACCAAGAACGACTTTCTAAAATGAGTGAGATGGATAACATCTCCGCTTGTCAATTCGATGCCACGGACTTAGTTGCTACTCAATCTGCATTGGCAGGTATCACTGCCGATATCGTATTACTGAACGCCGGTACGTGTGAATATGTTGATTTACCGCATTTTGATGCAAGTATGTTTGAACGTGTATTTGCGATCAACGTGCAAGGTGTGGCCAATGTCATTGAGGCATTGAGTACATCACTCAATTCTGGTAACAAACTGGTGTTTGTCGATAGTCTTGCTCGCTTACTGCCGTTTCCTCGAAGCGCGGCTTATGGTGCTAGTAAAGCGGCTCTCAATTACATGGCTAAATCATTGGCCGTCGATTATGCTCATCTAGGAATTGAGGTTCAGACTATTTCACCTGGTTTTGTCAAAACACCACTGACCGATAAAAACGATTTCTCTATGCCACTTGTTATTGGCGTTGAAGAGGCTGCACAGGACATTTTAGATGGCATTCAAAGTCGTCGCGCCAGTATTTATTTCCCTACGCGCTTGAGCCTGATCTTGCGCTTTTTGCATTGTTTACCGCAATCATGGCAGCACAAAATCGCTATGAACATGCGCCAAACCAAAAGACACACAACATGA
- a CDS encoding ChrR family anti-sigma-E factor, which translates to MIKFHPTDKQLTQFAEGNIAATQALVISAHCDMCPQCQEFVQTKSYEFAQDIENIHAHEQTDPAFEKMLAEITALPILDVRPDITPRIELDGKFFDVPKPLQRYVKHTGNWSKLLGKVWQAPVEIGGEYVANFIYMEKGGQVPEHTHRGNELTLVVNGEFSDGLNEYDSGDFLMMDSEHVHAPMSDAKDGCLVFSIVDQPLHFTSGLARLLNPFSHLFFK; encoded by the coding sequence ATGATTAAGTTCCACCCAACCGATAAGCAGTTGACTCAATTTGCCGAAGGCAATATTGCTGCAACTCAAGCTTTGGTCATCTCTGCCCACTGTGATATGTGCCCTCAATGCCAAGAGTTCGTTCAAACAAAAAGTTATGAATTTGCTCAAGATATCGAAAACATACATGCACATGAACAAACCGATCCAGCATTTGAAAAAATGCTCGCGGAAATTACTGCCTTGCCGATACTAGATGTGCGACCAGACATCACGCCTCGTATTGAGTTAGATGGTAAGTTTTTTGATGTACCCAAGCCACTACAGCGCTATGTTAAACACACTGGTAATTGGTCAAAACTACTGGGTAAAGTGTGGCAGGCCCCTGTAGAAATTGGCGGAGAGTATGTTGCGAACTTTATTTACATGGAAAAAGGCGGCCAAGTGCCTGAACATACCCACAGAGGTAATGAGTTGACACTAGTGGTAAATGGAGAGTTCTCTGACGGACTCAACGAGTATGATTCAGGTGACTTCTTGATGATGGACAGTGAGCATGTACACGCTCCAATGTCTGACGCAAAAGACGGTTGTTTGGTGTTTAGTATTGTTGACCAACCGTTGCATTTTACTTCTGGTTTAGCGCGGTTGCTCAACCCATTTAGTCACTTGTTTTTCAAATAA
- a CDS encoding LON peptidase substrate-binding domain-containing protein — MVTLPLFPLSAHVLPGGRMSLRIFEARYVRMVKEACAAETGFVVCMLNAKGNKDNNEHIYPIGTYVEVVDFNMLDDGFLGITVEGLQCVKIVHIATESDGLRIGDCEMISPMAFKESKAELHPMDKRLEEIFARYPEVNTLYSETKFDDPIWVINRWLELLPVDAEKKQAFLASGDCTEIVQYLSELVE, encoded by the coding sequence TTGGTTACCTTACCCCTTTTTCCTTTATCCGCGCACGTTCTTCCCGGTGGCAGAATGTCATTGCGTATTTTCGAAGCGCGCTACGTGCGCATGGTTAAAGAAGCCTGCGCAGCGGAAACAGGGTTTGTAGTTTGTATGCTCAATGCAAAAGGCAACAAAGACAACAACGAACACATTTACCCGATTGGTACATATGTTGAAGTGGTTGATTTTAATATGTTGGATGATGGTTTTCTCGGGATCACTGTGGAAGGTCTGCAATGTGTCAAAATTGTTCACATTGCCACTGAAAGTGATGGTCTTCGCATTGGTGATTGTGAAATGATATCTCCGATGGCTTTTAAGGAAAGCAAAGCCGAGTTACATCCGATGGACAAACGATTAGAGGAAATATTCGCTCGCTATCCTGAAGTGAATACTTTATATTCAGAGACCAAGTTTGATGACCCGATTTGGGTAATCAACCGTTGGTTGGAGCTACTTCCCGTGGATGCAGAAAAGAAACAAGCTTTTCTTGCCAGTGGCGATTGTACAGAGATTGTACAATACCTCTCGGAACTAGTAGAATAA
- a CDS encoding NAD(P)/FAD-dependent oxidoreductase, whose product MKKRIAIIGTGISGLTCGYLLHRKHDITVFEANDYIGGHTATKDVTVDGKEYAIDTGFIVFNDWTYPNFNQLMNQIGVNAQPTEMSFSVKNHAQNIEYNGNNLNSLFAQRRNFLRPRFWRIIRDILKFNKLCKSDDALAHAEQNKTLFEYIQHHNLSADFTDNYILPMCAAIWSMSLADTKRFPLRFFLQFFNNHGLLNITDRPQWYTIIGGSREYIAPLTEGFKDAIRLNSPVTSVRKTDAGMIVTSANGDELFDEVIFACHSDQALAMLDTPSKDQQDILGAIPYAMNEVVLHTDTSVLPKRPLAWASWNYVIKGEEGEEHKAASVTYNMNILQRLKCAPTFCVTLNNTDAIDPSKILGTYHYAHPQYSPEMVAAQQRKEHICGVDNTYFCGAYWYNGFHEDGVRSALEVCAKFGESL is encoded by the coding sequence ATGAAAAAACGTATCGCAATCATTGGTACCGGTATTTCTGGGTTAACCTGCGGATATCTACTGCACCGCAAACACGATATTACTGTGTTTGAAGCTAACGATTACATTGGCGGTCATACCGCTACCAAAGACGTGACGGTGGATGGCAAAGAGTACGCCATCGATACTGGATTCATCGTTTTTAACGATTGGACCTATCCGAATTTTAATCAACTCATGAATCAAATTGGGGTGAACGCTCAGCCGACAGAAATGAGCTTTAGCGTCAAAAATCACGCGCAAAACATTGAATATAATGGTAATAATCTCAACTCATTGTTTGCTCAGCGCCGCAATTTTTTGCGTCCTCGATTTTGGCGCATCATTCGCGACATTCTCAAATTTAACAAATTGTGTAAGAGCGACGATGCACTAGCCCATGCAGAGCAAAATAAAACGCTCTTTGAATACATCCAACATCATAATCTCTCTGCAGATTTTACAGACAACTACATCTTGCCAATGTGCGCCGCCATTTGGTCTATGTCGCTGGCGGATACCAAGCGTTTCCCATTGCGCTTCTTTTTGCAGTTTTTTAATAATCACGGCCTCCTCAACATTACTGACCGCCCTCAGTGGTACACCATTATTGGAGGTTCAAGAGAGTACATTGCACCGTTAACGGAAGGATTCAAAGACGCGATCCGCCTGAATTCTCCTGTTACCTCTGTGCGTAAAACAGATGCTGGCATGATTGTCACCAGTGCTAATGGTGACGAGCTCTTTGATGAGGTGATTTTTGCCTGTCACTCCGACCAAGCGCTGGCCATGTTAGATACCCCTAGTAAAGATCAGCAGGATATCCTTGGAGCGATTCCGTATGCCATGAATGAGGTAGTGCTTCACACTGACACCTCAGTATTACCCAAACGCCCCTTGGCTTGGGCAAGTTGGAACTACGTGATTAAAGGTGAAGAAGGCGAAGAACATAAAGCCGCTTCGGTCACTTATAACATGAATATTTTACAACGCTTAAAATGTGCTCCGACATTTTGTGTTACTTTGAATAATACCGATGCGATTGACCCCAGCAAAATTCTAGGTACTTATCATTATGCTCATCCCCAATACAGCCCAGAAATGGTGGCCGCACAACAGCGTAAAGAGCACATTTGCGGGGTAGACAATACCTATTTTTGTGGCGCATATTGGTATAACGGCTTCCACGAAGATGGGGTGCGCAGCGCGCTAGAAGTGTGTGCCAAATTTGGGGAGTCTTTGTGA
- a CDS encoding cyclopropane-fatty-acyl-phospholipid synthase family protein → MSQLEQSIAQHESVSILDKWAKSAFIGVLNHLPDGYLTLTENGVLVGQFGNADSTLHAEVNILNSKAYRQLLLGGSVAAGETYMDKLWDTPNLTHVIQIFARNLPVLDKWEKRFKWMIMPVNKVQHFLRRNSVSQARKNIQAHYDLGNDLYTEFLCPNMMYSSAIYPHEQASLSEAQEHKLKQICDKLQLSPTDHLLEIGTGWGGLAVFAAKHYGCKVTTTTISDEQYAWAEDWVAREGLADRITLLKRDYRLLEGQYDKVVSIEMIEAVGKRFLRNFFEKCSSLLKPNGLMLLQAITIDDRRYDSYANSVDFIQKYIFPGGFLPSQYVINQHIKKYTDFSIRDLHDIGLDYAQTLKHWHETFLENLDSLQQKGYDERFARMWEYYLNYCEGGFRERTISTVQLLLGKSKHTQNMQFR, encoded by the coding sequence ATGTCACAATTAGAACAATCCATCGCACAACACGAATCCGTTAGCATTTTAGATAAATGGGCTAAGTCGGCCTTTATTGGAGTGCTTAATCATCTCCCTGATGGGTATTTAACCTTAACTGAAAACGGGGTCTTAGTCGGCCAATTTGGCAACGCTGATTCAACTTTGCATGCAGAAGTCAATATTCTCAACAGCAAAGCTTATCGCCAGTTATTACTGGGTGGCAGTGTGGCTGCCGGTGAGACGTATATGGATAAGCTTTGGGATACGCCCAATCTAACGCATGTAATCCAGATCTTTGCACGCAATTTGCCTGTGTTGGACAAATGGGAAAAGCGCTTTAAATGGATGATTATGCCTGTAAATAAGGTGCAGCACTTTTTGCGACGAAACTCGGTCAGCCAAGCCAGAAAAAATATCCAAGCTCACTACGATTTAGGCAATGACCTCTATACCGAGTTTTTGTGCCCCAACATGATGTACTCCAGTGCAATTTACCCTCATGAACAGGCCAGTTTGAGCGAAGCGCAAGAACATAAACTCAAGCAAATCTGTGATAAGTTGCAGCTGAGTCCGACTGACCATCTTTTAGAAATAGGTACCGGCTGGGGCGGTCTTGCTGTTTTTGCAGCCAAACACTATGGCTGTAAAGTCACTACAACGACGATTTCGGACGAACAGTACGCTTGGGCTGAAGATTGGGTGGCTAGAGAAGGTCTAGCTGATCGCATCACTCTGCTTAAACGCGATTATCGTTTATTGGAAGGCCAATACGACAAAGTGGTTTCCATCGAGATGATTGAAGCGGTTGGAAAACGCTTTTTGCGCAATTTCTTCGAAAAGTGCTCGAGTTTACTCAAGCCCAATGGGTTGATGTTGCTCCAAGCGATCACGATTGATGACAGACGCTACGACAGCTATGCCAACAGTGTGGATTTTATCCAAAAATACATCTTTCCAGGCGGTTTTTTACCGTCGCAATATGTTATTAATCAACACATCAAAAAGTACACCGATTTTAGCATCCGAGACTTGCATGATATCGGTCTAGATTATGCTCAAACGCTTAAACACTGGCATGAAACATTCTTAGAGAATTTAGATTCATTACAACAAAAAGGCTATGACGAGCGTTTTGCCAGAATGTGGGAATACTATCTAAATTATTGTGAAGGTGGATTTCGCGAGAGAACCATTAGCACAGTACAACTATTACTTGGCAAGTCCAAACATACCCAAAACATGCAATTCCGCTAA
- the rluD gene encoding 23S rRNA pseudouridine(1911/1915/1917) synthase RluD: protein MSNSSSDSSQQVQLTGIIDQTQFDRRLDQVLAEMFPEYSRSKLKEWIIAGFVKLDGETITTPRLKVSGTEQVDIDAVIAVQVENIAQDIELDIIYEDESVLVINKPAGLVVHPGAGNPTGTVLNALLAHHPEIETVPRAGIVHRLDKDTTGLMVVAKTLAAQTHLVEQLQTRVMSREYEALVYGTMVAGGYVEAPIGRSATKRTAMAVRETGKDAVTHYRVIEKFRAFTHLRLKLETGRTHQIRVHMSHIKHPLIGDILYGGRPRLPKAASQDFAEALRGFKRQALHAAQLSFSHPESEDWLTFNAPLPDDFIAMRDALRTDTAEHGLDVD from the coding sequence ATGTCTAATTCATCGTCTGATTCATCACAACAAGTCCAATTAACTGGCATTATCGATCAAACCCAGTTTGATCGTCGTTTAGACCAAGTTCTCGCTGAGATGTTCCCTGAGTATTCACGCAGTAAACTCAAAGAGTGGATCATCGCAGGCTTCGTCAAACTAGACGGTGAAACTATCACAACTCCAAGGCTAAAAGTGTCAGGGACAGAACAAGTCGACATTGATGCAGTTATCGCGGTTCAGGTCGAAAATATCGCTCAAGATATCGAGCTAGATATTATCTATGAAGACGAATCGGTATTGGTCATTAACAAGCCTGCAGGGTTAGTTGTGCATCCAGGTGCGGGCAACCCAACCGGAACGGTATTAAATGCTCTACTGGCCCACCATCCAGAGATTGAAACGGTTCCTCGTGCGGGAATTGTGCATCGACTCGACAAAGACACGACCGGATTAATGGTGGTCGCTAAAACCTTAGCCGCGCAAACTCATCTTGTTGAGCAATTGCAAACTCGCGTAATGAGTCGTGAGTACGAAGCGTTAGTTTACGGTACTATGGTAGCTGGAGGGTATGTTGAAGCCCCCATTGGTCGTTCAGCAACCAAACGCACCGCCATGGCGGTGAGAGAAACGGGTAAAGATGCAGTGACACATTACCGTGTGATTGAAAAATTTCGAGCCTTTACACATCTCCGTCTCAAACTAGAGACTGGTCGTACTCACCAAATCCGTGTGCACATGTCGCATATCAAGCATCCTTTAATCGGAGATATTTTGTATGGCGGTCGTCCACGCTTACCCAAGGCGGCGAGCCAGGATTTTGCTGAGGCGTTGCGAGGATTTAAACGCCAAGCTTTGCATGCAGCCCAATTGTCATTCTCACATCCAGAATCGGAAGATTGGTTGACGTTTAATGCGCCATTACCCGATGACTTTATCGCAATGCGAGACGCGTTGAGAACGGATACCGCTGAGCATGGCTTGGATGTAGACTGA